The Sphingomonas sanxanigenens DSM 19645 = NX02 genome includes a region encoding these proteins:
- a CDS encoding BrnA antitoxin family protein, producing MDKFDPEIHDENLSMDAAFMAGMKPSRRGRPKLDAPKVEVKIRLDAKTVEHLRNSGPGWQTRVNALLGRMVAAGQI from the coding sequence ATGGACAAGTTTGACCCCGAGATTCACGACGAGAATCTATCGATGGATGCCGCGTTCATGGCGGGGATGAAGCCGTCCCGGCGCGGCCGGCCAAAGCTGGATGCGCCGAAGGTGGAGGTGAAGATCCGTCTCGATGCGAAGACGGTCGAGCATCTGCGCAACAGCGGCCCCGGCTGGCAGACGCGCGTCAATGCCTTGCTGGGCAGGATGGTAGCGGCGGGGCAGATCTAA